In the genome of Terriglobales bacterium, the window CTTCGACGTGCTCGCCAACGATACGCGCCGGGATATTTGGTTCCTGCGGTCGGACCAGAGCAAGGGGACCCCGCTGCTGCGAACGCCCGCGCAGGAAGACCAGGCGCGATTCTCGCCCGACGGGCGCTGGATCGCCTACGTCTCGAACGAGTCCGGCCGCGACGAGGTGTACGTCACTCCCTTCCCCAACGTGGGGCCCAAGTGGCAGGTCTCGAGCGAAGGCGGCGATATCCCGCAGTGGAGTCGCGACGGGCGCGAGCTATTCTTCCTCCGGCCCGACAACACCGTGATGGCAGCGCCCATCGCCGAGAAGGACTCGAGCGTGGAGGTGGGCACGGTCAAATCGCTCTTCAAGTTGAACTCGCCTGCCGGCATTTTCGGCGCCTTCGTGGTGTCGCCCGATGACTCGCGCTTCCTGGCTACTTCCAGCGCCGGAGGGGAGTCCGGCGCGCCGCTCACCCTGGTGGTGAACTGGATGGCGGGACTGAAGAAGCAGTGATGGTCTTCGTCCTCGACAATTACGACTCCTTCACCTACAACCTGGTTCAATACTTGGGCGAACTAGGCGCCAAGGTCGAAGTGCGGCGCAACGACCAGGTTTCGGTCGCCGAGGTGGAGCGGCTGCGCCCGGAGCGCATCGTGATCTCGCCCGGGCCGTGCACGCCGCAGGAGGCGGGCATCAGCATCGAGCTGATCCGCCATTTTGCCGGCAAGGTTCCGGTGCTGGGCGTTTGCCTGGGACATCAGGCGGTGGGCGCGGCCTTCGGCGGCAAGATCGTACGCGCCAAAAAACTCATGCACGGCAAGACCAGCCAGGTGAAGCACGACGGCAAGACCATCTTCCGGGGCCTGCCCTCGCCGCTCACCGCCACCCGCTATCATTCGCTGGTGGTCGAGCCGCGCAGCCTGCCGGCGGAGCTCGAGGTCTCGGCGCGCACCGCTGACGCAGCCGGCGGGGAAGTGATCATGGGACTGCGCCACCGCCGCTTCCCGGTGGAGGGCGTGCAGTTCCATCCGGAGAGCGTGCTGACGGTGGAAGGCAAGCGCCTGATTGCCAACTTTCTGGCGCTGTAGATGATGTTGCATGCAACGTCTCTGCGCGGCCTGCTTGACACCCGCGCGCTAGGGGGCGATGCTACTCCGTCCCCGAAGTTAGTTTGACCCGGCGCTCC includes:
- a CDS encoding aminodeoxychorismate/anthranilate synthase component II; protein product: MVFVLDNYDSFTYNLVQYLGELGAKVEVRRNDQVSVAEVERLRPERIVISPGPCTPQEAGISIELIRHFAGKVPVLGVCLGHQAVGAAFGGKIVRAKKLMHGKTSQVKHDGKTIFRGLPSPLTATRYHSLVVEPRSLPAELEVSARTADAAGGEVIMGLRHRRFPVEGVQFHPESVLTVEGKRLIANFLAL